In Acidobacteriota bacterium, one DNA window encodes the following:
- a CDS encoding N-acetyltransferase, with translation MESYYPQSVKISESAACRFRNFQSQDFKRICELDKICFAEGIAYTPEEIAYFLSAPGAFCCVGQLMSDHSADSTSVADASTPNIVAWILASSDRRGTGHIITIDVHPDYQRRNIGEIMMELAEKRLQQKGCSRVLLEVAIGNSGAIFFYERLDYKTARELSKYYSDGTNAYQMKKML, from the coding sequence TTGGAGAGCTACTACCCTCAATCAGTGAAGATCAGCGAGAGCGCCGCCTGCCGTTTTCGTAACTTCCAGTCCCAGGATTTCAAGCGCATCTGCGAACTCGACAAGATATGTTTCGCCGAGGGAATTGCTTATACACCTGAAGAAATTGCATACTTTCTTTCCGCGCCAGGCGCATTCTGTTGCGTCGGACAATTAATGTCCGATCACAGCGCAGACTCAACCTCCGTCGCTGACGCAAGTACTCCCAACATCGTCGCTTGGATACTAGCCAGCAGCGACCGTCGCGGCACCGGCCACATCATCACCATCGACGTACATCCCGACTATCAGCGCCGGAATATCGGAGAGATAATGATGGAATTGGCCGAGAAGCGCTTGCAGCAAAAGGGGTGTTCCCGAGTCTTACTGGAAGTGGCGATTGGCAACTCCGGCGCAATCTTTTTTTACGAACGGCTGGATTACAAAACGGCGCGGGAGCTATCCAAATACTATTCGGATGGAACCAATGCGTATCAAATGAAAAAGATGCTATGA
- a CDS encoding tyrosine recombinase XerC, whose protein sequence is MDILTQPDQDRSDREASSTLPVLDQFLVYLRTERNYSAHTLRNYRSDIEKFFATQERGDQSDNRDTTGIGIDYRRIREYLGKLYVNRRKPATIARRLAALRSFYKFACREGLARENPAKLVASPKLPQRLPPVMSTEDMNGMIDRAATFDRIKDTPSTKSSFARRAVSAEPLLDIRNWLILEMLYGSGLRVSELVGLSFDQMDMAQQLIRVRGKGRKERMVPFGDKTKTALDRYLPMRQVVVEHTATYSAQTIGAPVFINLRGQRLTTRSVGRIVKQFGVRDQGDASLHPHSLRHAFATHLLTEGADLRAIQELLGHASLSTTQRYTRISVQHLMEVYDKSHPRAKGSELRIAKSQAASRRRKTADVIKIGKTVEP, encoded by the coding sequence ATGGACATACTCACCCAACCTGATCAGGATCGATCCGATCGAGAGGCCTCCTCCACGCTCCCGGTTCTCGATCAATTCCTGGTGTACCTGCGCACTGAGCGTAACTATTCAGCTCATACCTTGCGAAATTATCGCAGCGACATTGAAAAATTCTTTGCCACACAAGAACGGGGCGACCAGAGCGACAACAGGGATACCACCGGGATTGGTATCGACTATCGCCGCATACGTGAATACCTGGGCAAACTCTACGTCAACCGTCGAAAACCAGCGACCATTGCGCGGCGTCTGGCGGCGCTACGCTCGTTTTACAAATTTGCCTGCCGCGAGGGTCTGGCCCGCGAAAATCCGGCCAAATTGGTAGCCAGCCCTAAACTCCCCCAGCGACTTCCTCCGGTCATGTCCACTGAAGATATGAATGGCATGATTGATCGTGCGGCCACGTTCGACCGAATCAAAGATACTCCGAGCACCAAGAGCTCTTTTGCCAGGCGAGCCGTGTCAGCAGAACCCCTGCTGGACATTCGCAACTGGCTAATTTTGGAGATGCTCTACGGTTCAGGGTTGCGCGTCAGCGAGCTGGTGGGGCTGAGCTTTGATCAGATGGACATGGCCCAACAATTGATCCGTGTGCGCGGCAAAGGCCGTAAGGAACGAATGGTGCCATTCGGCGACAAAACAAAGACCGCCCTCGACCGGTATTTGCCAATGCGACAGGTGGTCGTTGAACACACCGCCACTTACTCTGCTCAGACGATCGGAGCGCCCGTTTTCATCAATCTGCGCGGGCAACGGCTGACGACACGCTCGGTAGGTAGAATCGTGAAGCAGTTCGGCGTTCGCGACCAAGGCGACGCGTCTCTGCACCCACACTCCTTGCGTCATGCCTTCGCCACGCACCTGCTGACCGAAGGCGCGGATCTGCGCGCCATTCAGGAGTTGCTCGGGCATGCATCGCTGTCCACCACGCAGCGATACACCAGAATTTCCGTTCAACACCTGATGGAGGTGTATGATAAATCTCACCCTCGGGCTAAAGGGAGCGAGTTGCGAATTGCCAAATCCCAAGCCGCGAGTCGTCGTCGAAAAACTGCCGATGTAATTAAGATAGGAAAGACGGTTGAGCCATGA
- a CDS encoding B12-binding domain-containing radical SAM protein codes for MRVYLVNPSDIAFGIGVITPRWLYVLAAATPLKYGDPIIVDETLESLDIESVQPGDVVGLGIHTANVQRGLELGRKLRERGAWVVFGGVHASIYPNEPLELGQAHAVVKGDGDVVWSQVLADIEQGTLKQIYDGGRISAEHFRQARWDLLKPKQYMWASVQTVRGCPKHCSFCSVWRTDGQQPRQRTADAVIPELVQLRRMGYRFITLADDNFYPVPLKDIELARKQNNHHKVEELTQLREERFELMERLALLPKDMVFFTQITMEAAEDPEFLDAMRRANIKGALVGVEAVTAEGLKSIFKDFNLSGDNLVKQLQTFRKHGVHVLGSFIFGLSTDRPDTFEATADLAKKAEIAVAQFVMLTPFPGTVDFEKWEKSLGADVPMIQGVPITRYWLIPSHLRPKLYAPHPTMSPDEIRARTQGVWDSFYEFSSIWKRSSCVKSFKSRIAFIFISKLYRQMYANTGIATDSARRKSATQWSRWLVKPCRMLFQAKPMPNLAIPGHEPTA; via the coding sequence TTGCGCGTTTATCTTGTAAATCCTAGTGATATCGCATTTGGAATCGGAGTAATTACGCCGCGCTGGCTGTACGTGCTAGCAGCAGCGACGCCCTTAAAGTACGGCGATCCGATCATTGTGGACGAAACTCTGGAGTCCCTCGACATTGAGAGCGTCCAGCCTGGCGACGTGGTTGGTCTCGGCATCCATACCGCTAATGTGCAGCGCGGGTTGGAGCTAGGGCGCAAGCTGCGTGAACGCGGTGCTTGGGTTGTGTTCGGCGGGGTTCATGCCTCGATCTATCCGAACGAACCGCTGGAGTTGGGCCAGGCTCATGCGGTGGTGAAGGGCGATGGCGATGTCGTCTGGAGCCAGGTGCTGGCGGACATTGAGCAGGGAACTCTGAAGCAGATTTACGATGGCGGTCGTATTAGCGCGGAGCATTTCCGTCAGGCACGTTGGGATTTACTCAAGCCCAAGCAGTATATGTGGGCCTCGGTGCAGACCGTGCGCGGCTGTCCGAAACATTGTTCATTCTGCTCGGTATGGCGCACGGACGGGCAGCAGCCTCGACAGCGCACCGCCGATGCGGTGATCCCCGAGCTGGTTCAGTTGCGAAGAATGGGCTATCGCTTCATCACCCTGGCCGACGACAATTTCTATCCCGTGCCGTTAAAAGACATTGAACTGGCCCGCAAGCAGAATAATCACCACAAAGTTGAAGAACTGACGCAATTGCGCGAGGAGCGTTTTGAGTTGATGGAGCGCTTGGCGCTGCTGCCCAAGGACATGGTCTTTTTCACGCAGATTACCATGGAGGCGGCAGAAGACCCGGAGTTCCTCGACGCGATGCGCCGGGCCAACATCAAAGGCGCGCTGGTGGGCGTGGAGGCAGTGACGGCTGAAGGTCTGAAGTCGATTTTCAAGGACTTCAATCTTTCCGGCGACAATCTGGTGAAGCAGTTGCAGACCTTCCGCAAGCACGGCGTGCACGTGCTGGGTTCATTCATATTCGGCCTTTCCACGGATCGGCCAGACACCTTTGAAGCCACTGCGGATCTGGCCAAGAAGGCGGAAATTGCCGTGGCGCAATTTGTGATGTTGACGCCATTTCCTGGAACAGTTGATTTTGAAAAGTGGGAGAAGAGTCTGGGTGCGGATGTGCCCATGATTCAGGGCGTGCCCATCACCCGCTATTGGTTGATACCATCGCATCTGCGACCCAAGCTCTACGCGCCGCATCCGACCATGTCGCCGGATGAAATTCGAGCGAGAACGCAAGGCGTTTGGGACAGCTTCTATGAGTTTTCTTCCATCTGGAAGCGCTCCAGTTGCGTGAAGTCCTTCAAGTCCAGAATTGCGTTTATCTTCATCTCAAAGCTCTACAGGCAGATGTATGCCAACACTGGAATCGCTACCGACAGCGCGCGACGCAAGAGCGCGACGCAGTGGTCGCGCTGGCTGGTAAAGCCCTGCCGTATGCTATTTCAGGCCAAACCGATGCCCAACCTGGCGATTCCTGGACACGAGCCAACAGCGTAG